In Lysinibacillus sp. FSL M8-0337, the following proteins share a genomic window:
- a CDS encoding solute carrier family 23 protein, translating into MSKAVLDINDKPTPVQLVTLSFQHMFAMFGSTILVPQLVGLSPAIALLTSGIATLFFLLITKFQVPAYLGSSFAFIAPILIAAGGLDDNGLSVNPGNAMIGAMAVGITYGIVSLIIWKSGYKWIMKILPPIVVGPVIMVIGLGLSGTAVNMAMNVDGEYNLLHFSAALVTLFTAIIFTIFFKGILSTMPILIGLIVGYVYSIFIGIVNFEPIKEAKMFALPHFIIPGVNYDFTITSTILLAMVPIVIVTISEHIGHQLVLGKVVNRDYIKEPGLHRSLLGDGFGTLISAFIGGPPKTTYGENIGVLAITRVYSVYVIAGAAVVAIVLSFFGKAMAVIATIPTAVLGGVSILLFGIIASSGLRMLVDNHVDFGNSRNLVIASVILVIGIGGAKFIVTESLSLEGMALAAIIGVVLNAILPGKKEADIPVPYNQNNQS; encoded by the coding sequence ATGTCAAAGGCAGTATTAGATATAAATGATAAACCGACCCCAGTCCAATTAGTGACATTAAGTTTCCAACACATGTTTGCTATGTTTGGGTCAACAATTTTAGTACCACAACTGGTTGGGCTTAGCCCAGCAATCGCCCTTCTAACAAGTGGGATTGCCACATTGTTCTTCTTATTAATTACGAAGTTTCAAGTACCAGCCTATTTAGGTTCATCCTTTGCCTTTATCGCACCGATATTAATCGCTGCAGGTGGTTTAGATGACAATGGTTTAAGTGTAAATCCAGGTAATGCTATGATCGGAGCGATGGCAGTCGGAATTACCTACGGCATTGTGTCACTTATTATTTGGAAGAGCGGTTATAAATGGATTATGAAAATCCTTCCGCCTATCGTTGTAGGGCCAGTTATTATGGTTATCGGTCTTGGCTTATCAGGAACAGCAGTTAACATGGCAATGAATGTTGACGGAGAATATAACTTGCTACATTTCTCAGCGGCACTTGTCACATTATTTACAGCGATTATCTTTACCATCTTCTTTAAGGGGATTTTAAGTACAATGCCAATATTAATCGGCTTAATAGTTGGCTATGTCTACTCGATTTTTATCGGGATCGTCAACTTCGAACCAATTAAAGAGGCGAAAATGTTTGCACTACCACATTTTATTATCCCAGGTGTAAATTATGACTTTACGATTACATCGACAATTTTACTCGCGATGGTACCGATTGTGATTGTAACCATTTCAGAACATATCGGTCACCAACTTGTATTAGGAAAAGTAGTCAATCGAGACTATATTAAAGAACCAGGCTTACACCGTTCTTTACTAGGTGATGGCTTTGGGACCTTGATTAGTGCATTTATAGGTGGTCCACCAAAGACAACATACGGTGAGAACATTGGTGTCCTTGCCATTACACGAGTTTACAGCGTATATGTAATAGCAGGTGCGGCAGTCGTAGCAATTGTGCTGTCATTCTTCGGGAAAGCAATGGCGGTGATTGCAACGATTCCAACAGCAGTTCTTGGTGGTGTTTCCATTCTACTGTTTGGTATCATCGCATCAAGCGGTTTACGTATGCTAGTAGACAACCATGTGGACTTTGGTAACAGCCGCAATTTAGTGATTGCCTCTGTTATCCTTGTAATTGGTATCGGCGGTGCGAAATTTATCGTCACAGAATCATTAAGTTTAGAAGGCATGGCGCTAGCAGCGATTATCGGTGTTGTGCTAAATGCAATTCTACCAGGTAAAAAAGAAGCTGATATACCAGTACCATACAATCAAAATAATCAATCATAG
- a CDS encoding aspartate carbamoyltransferase catalytic subunit has product MKNLLSMEHLTTEEINSILHRAQAFENGETSSLSRAYNVANLFFEPSTRTKTSFEMAERKVGCTVIPFDASFSSVTKGETMYDTVKTLEMIGMDAVVIRAKEDEYYNELLEGINVAVINAGDGAGQHPSQSLLDLYTIKKEFGSFEGLNITIAGDISHSRVAKSNASALQRLGANVHFLCPVEWAGDFKAHHSWDDLIEISDVIMLLRVQHERHKVNKSFSKESYHEEYGLTVEREKKMKDTAIIMHPAPVNRDVEIASELVECERSRIFDQVRNGVYTRMAIIETILQGRE; this is encoded by the coding sequence ATGAAGAACTTATTATCAATGGAACATTTAACAACTGAAGAGATTAACAGCATTTTACATCGTGCGCAGGCGTTTGAAAATGGCGAAACATCATCGTTATCTCGTGCTTATAACGTAGCAAACTTATTTTTTGAACCGAGTACACGTACGAAAACAAGTTTTGAGATGGCAGAGCGCAAAGTAGGCTGTACGGTTATCCCGTTTGACGCAAGCTTTTCAAGTGTAACAAAGGGTGAAACAATGTACGATACAGTTAAGACGTTAGAAATGATTGGCATGGATGCGGTTGTTATCCGCGCCAAAGAAGATGAATATTATAACGAGCTACTAGAAGGCATCAATGTTGCCGTTATAAATGCAGGAGATGGCGCTGGTCAGCATCCATCCCAATCATTACTTGATCTGTATACGATAAAAAAAGAGTTTGGTTCTTTCGAAGGGTTAAATATTACAATCGCCGGAGATATTTCTCATAGCCGTGTAGCAAAATCCAATGCATCCGCATTACAGCGGTTAGGGGCAAATGTACATTTTCTTTGTCCAGTAGAATGGGCAGGGGATTTTAAAGCACATCATTCTTGGGACGATTTAATCGAAATAAGTGATGTCATTATGTTACTTCGTGTACAACATGAGCGTCATAAAGTAAATAAAAGCTTCTCAAAAGAAAGCTATCATGAAGAGTATGGCTTGACAGTAGAACGAGAGAAGAAAATGAAGGACACAGCAATTATTATGCATCCAGCGCCAGTTAACCGCGATGTAGAAATTGCATCAGAGCTAGTAGAATGTGAACGGTCTCGCATCTTTGACCAAGTACGCAATGGTGTATACACACGTATGGCAATAATTGAAACGATCTTACAAGGGAGAGAATAA
- a CDS encoding dihydroorotase — MTKVLQNVQMLNEQGELQTVNIAIVDGKITAIGQEVNVAGAEIIEGNGLVVAPGFVDVHTHLREPGFEHKETIATGSASAAKGGFTTICAMPNTKPVPDTVENMQLINGLIQESAVIRVLPYGSLTQDISGEVRTNIEELKAHGAVAFSDDGVGIQLASTMYEQMQDAAKHDMVVVAHCEDNSLIYDGVMHEGKRNKELGLPGIPSICESVQIARDVLLAEAAGARYHVCHVSTKESVRAVRDAKAAGIRVTAEVCPHHLLLEEMDIPSDDANWKMNPPLRGADDKDSLHAALLDGTIDCIATDHAPHTIEEKCCGMVGAPFGIVGFETAFPLLYTQFVETGKWTLKQLVDWMTVKAAQIFDLPYGTLEVGASADMVLIDLQKEQTIDAEGFVSKGRNTPFNGWVAKGWPVVTIFEGNIVYQEAE; from the coding sequence ATGACGAAAGTACTTCAAAATGTACAAATGTTAAATGAACAAGGTGAATTGCAAACAGTAAATATCGCCATAGTAGATGGCAAAATTACTGCCATTGGACAAGAGGTCAATGTAGCTGGTGCAGAAATAATCGAAGGAAATGGTTTAGTTGTTGCACCAGGGTTTGTGGATGTGCATACACATCTACGCGAACCAGGGTTTGAACATAAAGAAACAATTGCAACAGGTTCAGCATCTGCCGCAAAAGGCGGTTTTACAACAATTTGTGCTATGCCAAATACAAAACCAGTGCCTGACACGGTTGAAAACATGCAATTAATAAATGGGCTTATTCAAGAAAGTGCAGTAATTCGTGTACTACCATACGGCTCATTAACACAAGATATTTCAGGGGAAGTTCGTACGAATATTGAAGAATTAAAAGCACATGGCGCAGTAGCGTTTTCCGATGATGGTGTAGGTATTCAGCTTGCATCCACGATGTATGAACAAATGCAGGATGCGGCAAAGCATGACATGGTCGTTGTCGCACACTGTGAAGATAATTCATTAATTTATGATGGTGTTATGCATGAAGGCAAGCGTAACAAAGAGCTAGGTTTACCAGGTATTCCGTCCATTTGTGAATCTGTCCAAATTGCTCGCGATGTTTTGCTTGCAGAAGCGGCAGGAGCACGCTACCATGTGTGTCACGTTTCAACAAAAGAATCAGTGCGTGCAGTACGCGATGCAAAAGCAGCAGGCATCCGCGTCACAGCAGAAGTTTGTCCACACCATTTATTACTAGAAGAGATGGATATCCCATCCGATGATGCAAACTGGAAAATGAACCCGCCATTACGAGGTGCAGATGATAAGGATTCTCTACACGCAGCACTACTTGACGGCACGATTGACTGCATCGCCACAGACCATGCACCACATACAATAGAAGAAAAATGCTGTGGCATGGTTGGTGCACCATTCGGCATCGTAGGCTTTGAAACAGCCTTCCCGCTATTGTACACACAATTTGTTGAAACAGGGAAATGGACTTTAAAGCAATTGGTAGATTGGATGACTGTAAAAGCGGCACAAATTTTTGACTTACCATATGGAACGTTAGAAGTAGGGGCTTCGGCAGACATGGTTTTAATTGATTTACAGAAAGAACAAACGATTGATGCAGAAGGATTTGTATCAAAAGGTCGCAATACACCATTCAATGGTTGGGTTGCAAAAGGTTGGCCAGTCGTAACAATTTTTGAAGGTAATATCGTATACCAGGAGGCAGAGTAA
- the carA gene encoding glutamine-hydrolyzing carbamoyl-phosphate synthase small subunit, producing the protein MKKRLLILEDGTVFTGTAFGSERASQGEVVFTTGMTGYQETISDPSFYGQIVTLTYPLIGNYGINRDDFESITPAIRGFVVRELAKTPSNFRCDLTVDEYLTSKDIPGIEGIDTRKLTRIIRSKGSVKAILTAADEEVNVEEIVAKLQATPAITHHVREVSPKAAYPSPGRGKRVVLIDYGMKHGILRELNKRDCDVLVVPYNTPAAEILAWHPDGIMLSNGPGNPEDVAEGIETVRNLIGKVPMFGICLGHQIFSLASGAKAFKLPFGHRGGNHPVKDLRTGRTDLTSQNHGYAIDIESLKDTDLELTHVALNDGTCEGVRHKKYPIFTVQYHPEASPGPEDSNHLFDEFIEMMEAEAGKGKQHA; encoded by the coding sequence ATGAAAAAACGTTTACTTATTTTAGAAGATGGCACAGTATTTACAGGCACAGCGTTCGGTAGTGAGCGAGCTTCACAAGGTGAAGTCGTATTCACTACGGGGATGACAGGATATCAAGAAACGATTTCAGATCCTTCATTCTATGGACAAATCGTAACGTTAACATACCCACTTATCGGTAACTACGGTATTAATCGTGATGATTTCGAATCAATCACACCGGCAATTCGTGGATTTGTTGTCCGCGAACTAGCAAAAACACCGTCGAATTTCAGATGTGATTTAACAGTTGATGAATACTTAACATCAAAAGATATCCCAGGGATTGAAGGTATTGATACACGTAAGCTAACACGCATTATTCGTAGCAAAGGTTCAGTTAAGGCCATTTTGACTGCGGCTGACGAAGAAGTAAATGTAGAAGAAATTGTGGCAAAACTACAAGCGACACCAGCAATTACACATCACGTGCGCGAAGTATCACCAAAGGCTGCCTATCCATCACCAGGTCGTGGCAAACGAGTAGTGTTAATTGACTACGGTATGAAACACGGTATTTTACGTGAATTAAACAAGCGTGATTGTGATGTCCTTGTTGTACCATACAACACACCAGCAGCAGAAATTTTAGCATGGCATCCAGACGGTATTATGCTGTCAAATGGCCCTGGTAACCCAGAGGACGTGGCAGAAGGTATCGAAACAGTACGTAATTTAATCGGAAAAGTGCCAATGTTCGGTATTTGCTTAGGTCACCAAATCTTCTCATTAGCAAGTGGTGCGAAGGCATTTAAATTACCATTCGGTCACCGTGGTGGTAACCACCCAGTTAAAGATTTACGCACAGGACGTACAGATTTAACATCTCAAAACCATGGTTATGCAATCGATATAGAATCATTAAAAGATACAGATTTAGAATTAACACATGTCGCTTTAAATGATGGTACTTGTGAAGGTGTCCGTCATAAGAAATATCCAATCTTCACAGTACAATATCACCCAGAAGCATCACCAGGACCAGAAGATTCAAACCACTTATTTGATGAATTCATTGAAATGATGGAAGCAGAAGCAGGGAAGGGGAAACAACATGCCTAA
- the carB gene encoding carbamoyl-phosphate synthase large subunit, whose amino-acid sequence MPKRTDIETILVIGSGPIVIGQAAEFDYAGTQACLSLKEEGYRVILINSNPATIMTDTEIADKVYIEPITLEFVSRILRKERPDAILPTLGGQTGLNMAIELDNSGILNELNIEILGTKLDAIHKAEDRDLFRNLMYELGAPVPESDIIHNLDEAKNFVAKIGYPVIVRPAFTLGGTGGGICYNDQDLEEIVTSGLKYSPVTQCLLEKSIAGFKEIEYEVMRDAADNAIVVCNMENVDPVGIHTGDSIVVAPTQTLSDRENQMLRNISLDIIRALKIEGGCNVQLALDPYSFNYYVIEVNPRVSRSSALASKATGYPIAKLAAKIAVGLTLDEIKNPVTGSTYACFEPALDYIVAKIPRWPFDKFESAKRNLGTQMKATGEVMALGRTFEEAMLKAVRSLETGQVHLELKHAEDNSDSWIEKRIRKAGDERLFFIGEALRRGVTIEQIHEWSAIDLFFLNKFKNIVDMEQTLANHKNDKEILRTAKRLGFADKKIAELWDTTPEAVYAYRKENGIIPVYKMVDTCAAEFESETPYFYGTYEEENESIKSDKPSVIVLGSGPIRIGQGVEFDYATVHSVWAIQEAGYEAIIINSNPETVSTDFSISDKLYFEPLTIEDVMHIIDLEQPIGVVVQFGGQTAINLADKLAANGVKILGTSLEDIDRAENRDKFEQALHALDIPQPPGETAVSTEEALAIGERLGFPVLVRPSYVLGGRAMEIVYNEQELQHYMENAVEASPDHPVLVDRYLTGQEIEVDAICDGENVLIPGIMEHIERAGVHSGDSISVYPPQKLTQAQKDTLVDYTTRLAKGLGIIGLMNIQYVISQGEVYVIEVNPRSSRTVPFLSKITNIPMANIATKAILGKSIIAQGYPTGLAAEQKGVFVKVPVFSFAKLRRVDITLGPEMKSTGEVMGKDATLEKALYKGLVAAGMEIRTEGTVLFTVSDKDKEEAIALAKRFSTVGYRIVATEGTALAFEAAGVRTDVVGKIGAKGQTLLDLIQNGEAQLVVNTLTKGKQPARDGFRIRRESVENGVPCLTSLDTAEAMLRVIESMTFTAEQMPKAEVVH is encoded by the coding sequence ATGCCTAAACGTACAGATATAGAAACTATTTTAGTAATCGGGTCAGGTCCAATCGTCATCGGACAAGCAGCAGAATTTGACTATGCCGGAACACAAGCTTGTCTTTCATTAAAAGAAGAAGGCTACCGCGTTATTTTAATAAACTCAAACCCTGCAACAATCATGACAGATACAGAAATTGCAGACAAAGTATACATTGAGCCAATCACACTTGAATTTGTCTCACGTATTTTACGCAAAGAGCGCCCGGATGCCATCTTACCTACACTAGGTGGTCAAACAGGGTTAAATATGGCGATTGAGTTAGATAACTCTGGTATTTTAAATGAACTAAATATCGAAATTCTTGGTACGAAGCTCGATGCTATTCATAAAGCAGAAGACCGTGATTTATTCCGTAACCTGATGTATGAACTAGGTGCTCCAGTACCGGAATCAGATATTATTCATAACTTAGATGAAGCGAAAAACTTTGTTGCAAAAATCGGTTATCCAGTAATTGTACGCCCTGCATTCACACTTGGCGGTACAGGCGGTGGTATTTGTTATAACGATCAAGACTTAGAAGAAATCGTTACATCAGGTTTAAAATATTCGCCAGTTACACAATGCTTACTTGAAAAATCAATCGCTGGCTTTAAAGAGATTGAATACGAAGTAATGCGCGATGCGGCTGACAATGCCATCGTAGTTTGTAACATGGAAAATGTCGACCCTGTAGGGATTCATACAGGTGACTCTATCGTCGTAGCACCAACGCAAACACTTTCTGACCGTGAAAACCAAATGCTACGTAATATCTCATTAGATATTATCCGAGCACTAAAAATCGAAGGTGGCTGTAACGTACAGTTAGCACTTGATCCATATAGCTTTAACTACTATGTAATCGAAGTAAACCCACGTGTTTCTCGTTCATCAGCATTAGCGTCAAAAGCAACGGGTTACCCAATTGCCAAGCTAGCAGCAAAAATTGCAGTAGGTTTAACATTAGATGAAATCAAAAATCCAGTGACAGGTTCAACGTATGCTTGCTTCGAGCCAGCACTAGACTACATTGTCGCAAAAATTCCACGCTGGCCATTCGACAAATTCGAATCAGCAAAACGTAACTTAGGCACACAAATGAAGGCAACAGGTGAAGTAATGGCACTTGGTCGTACGTTTGAAGAAGCTATGCTGAAAGCTGTTCGTTCTCTTGAAACAGGTCAAGTACATTTAGAGCTAAAACATGCAGAAGATAACTCTGATTCTTGGATTGAAAAACGTATCCGTAAAGCGGGAGATGAGCGTTTATTCTTCATCGGTGAAGCATTGCGCCGTGGTGTAACAATCGAGCAAATCCATGAATGGTCTGCAATTGACTTATTCTTCTTAAATAAATTTAAAAACATCGTAGATATGGAGCAAACACTTGCTAACCATAAAAACGATAAAGAAATATTACGCACTGCAAAACGTCTAGGCTTTGCTGATAAAAAAATTGCCGAGCTATGGGACACAACACCAGAGGCAGTATATGCGTACCGTAAAGAAAACGGCATTATCCCAGTCTACAAAATGGTTGATACATGTGCAGCAGAGTTTGAATCTGAAACACCATATTTCTACGGTACTTATGAGGAAGAAAACGAATCCATCAAATCTGATAAACCATCCGTTATTGTATTAGGTTCGGGTCCAATCCGTATCGGTCAAGGGGTAGAATTTGACTATGCAACAGTGCACTCTGTATGGGCAATTCAAGAAGCAGGCTATGAAGCAATCATTATTAACTCAAATCCAGAAACCGTATCAACGGACTTCTCGATTTCAGATAAGCTATACTTCGAGCCATTAACAATCGAAGATGTTATGCATATTATCGATTTAGAACAACCAATTGGTGTAGTTGTCCAATTCGGTGGTCAAACAGCCATTAACCTTGCTGATAAATTAGCTGCAAATGGTGTGAAAATTTTAGGTACATCATTAGAAGATATCGACCGTGCAGAAAACCGCGATAAATTCGAACAAGCTTTACATGCATTAGACATTCCACAGCCTCCAGGTGAAACAGCTGTTTCAACGGAAGAAGCACTTGCCATTGGCGAACGCTTAGGCTTCCCAGTACTAGTTCGTCCTTCGTATGTACTTGGTGGACGTGCAATGGAAATTGTTTATAACGAACAAGAATTACAACACTATATGGAAAACGCTGTTGAGGCATCACCAGATCACCCAGTACTCGTAGACCGTTACTTAACGGGGCAAGAAATTGAAGTCGATGCGATTTGTGACGGTGAAAATGTTTTAATCCCAGGTATTATGGAACATATCGAACGTGCAGGGGTACACTCCGGTGACTCGATTTCTGTATACCCACCACAAAAATTAACACAAGCACAAAAAGATACATTAGTGGATTACACAACGCGTTTAGCAAAAGGTCTTGGCATTATCGGCTTAATGAACATCCAGTATGTTATTTCCCAAGGTGAAGTGTATGTCATTGAGGTAAATCCTCGTTCATCTCGTACAGTACCGTTCTTAAGTAAAATTACGAACATCCCAATGGCGAACATTGCAACAAAAGCCATTCTTGGAAAATCAATCATAGCACAAGGCTACCCAACTGGCTTAGCGGCAGAGCAAAAAGGTGTATTTGTTAAAGTACCAGTATTCTCATTCGCTAAATTACGCCGAGTGGACATTACATTAGGACCTGAAATGAAATCGACAGGGGAAGTAATGGGGAAAGATGCAACATTAGAAAAAGCACTATATAAAGGCTTAGTTGCAGCAGGTATGGAAATTCGCACAGAAGGCACAGTATTATTCACTGTATCTGATAAAGATAAAGAAGAAGCAATTGCACTTGCAAAACGCTTTTCAACAGTAGGCTACCGCATTGTAGCGACTGAAGGTACTGCACTAGCATTTGAAGCTGCTGGTGTTCGTACTGATGTAGTAGGTAAAATCGGTGCCAAAGGACAAACGTTACTTGATTTAATTCAAAATGGTGAAGCGCAGTTAGTAGTGAACACATTAACAAAAGGCAAGCAACCAGCGCGTGATGGATTCCGCATTCGACGTGAGTCTGTAGAAAATGGTGTGCCTTGCTTAACTTCTCTAGATACAGCAGAAGCAATGCTACGTGTAATTGAATCAATGACATTTACAGCAGAACAAATGCCGAAAGCGGAGGTAGTACATTAA
- a CDS encoding dihydroorotate dehydrogenase electron transfer subunit: MIRQEKMTVVSQKQIATNIFELTLRGELVQDMTPGQFVHVKVSDSLEPLLRRPISIANIDKDNSEFTMIYRAEGRGTKVLATNREGQLVNVLGPIGNGFPVDAVKTGGTALLVGGGIGVPPLHELSKQLNARGVKTIHVLGFQTEDVCFYEEEFNALGETHYVTVDGSKGTKGFVTNVLESRAPEFDVFYSCGPLPMLKALEGFYPEKEGYLSFEERMGCGIGACFACVCKTTDQIDKDYVKVCSDGPVFPKGTVAL; the protein is encoded by the coding sequence ATGATTCGTCAAGAGAAAATGACGGTCGTCTCTCAAAAGCAAATTGCGACAAACATTTTCGAATTGACACTTCGTGGTGAACTGGTTCAGGATATGACTCCTGGCCAGTTTGTCCATGTAAAGGTGTCAGATTCATTGGAGCCGCTTTTACGTCGACCTATTAGTATTGCAAACATAGATAAAGACAACAGTGAATTTACCATGATTTATCGTGCGGAAGGTCGAGGAACAAAGGTGTTAGCGACAAATCGTGAAGGGCAGCTAGTCAATGTCCTTGGCCCAATCGGTAATGGCTTCCCAGTTGATGCAGTAAAGACAGGTGGGACAGCATTATTAGTTGGTGGCGGCATCGGTGTACCTCCTTTACATGAGCTGTCAAAACAACTTAATGCACGTGGTGTGAAGACCATCCATGTATTAGGCTTCCAAACAGAGGATGTATGCTTCTACGAAGAGGAATTTAACGCACTTGGTGAAACACATTATGTAACAGTCGATGGCTCAAAAGGAACAAAGGGCTTTGTGACCAACGTTTTAGAATCACGTGCACCGGAGTTTGATGTGTTCTATTCTTGTGGTCCTCTACCGATGTTAAAAGCTTTAGAAGGTTTCTATCCTGAAAAAGAAGGCTATTTATCTTTTGAAGAGCGAATGGGCTGTGGCATTGGAGCTTGCTTCGCGTGTGTATGTAAGACAACAGATCAAATTGATAAAGACTATGTCAAAGTATGCTCTGACGGTCCAGTATTCCCGAAAGGTACGGTGGCATTATGA
- a CDS encoding dihydroorotate dehydrogenase encodes MSRLNIQLPGLDLKNPIMPASGCFGFGREYAQLYDLSKLGAIMIKATTVETRPGNPTPRVAETAAGMLNAIGLQNPGIEKVMNEELKFLEGYDVPIIANVAGTETADYVEVARRISAAPNVKALELNISCPNVKCGGIQFGTDPATARDLVAAVKAVSEVPVYVKLSPNVTNIVEIAQAVEAGGADGITMINTLIGMRLHERTGKPVIANGTGGLSGPAVKPVAIRMVYEVYKAVNIPIIGMGGVSEAQDVIDFMSAGASAVAVGTANFVDHFVCPNIIEELPAKLDALGVEHITDIIGRSHR; translated from the coding sequence ATGAGTCGTTTAAATATCCAATTACCTGGCTTAGATTTAAAAAATCCAATTATGCCAGCTTCAGGTTGCTTCGGCTTTGGTCGTGAGTATGCGCAACTATACGATTTATCGAAACTTGGCGCGATTATGATTAAAGCAACAACTGTAGAAACAAGACCTGGCAATCCGACACCTCGTGTAGCGGAAACAGCAGCAGGAATGTTAAATGCGATTGGTTTACAAAATCCTGGTATTGAAAAAGTAATGAATGAAGAATTAAAGTTTTTAGAAGGCTATGATGTGCCGATTATTGCCAATGTAGCGGGAACGGAAACAGCAGATTACGTGGAAGTAGCACGTCGCATCTCAGCTGCACCCAATGTCAAAGCACTAGAACTTAATATTTCATGCCCGAACGTAAAATGTGGCGGTATTCAATTCGGGACAGATCCAGCAACAGCAAGAGATTTGGTTGCAGCTGTCAAGGCAGTGTCGGAAGTACCTGTTTACGTGAAATTATCACCAAACGTTACAAATATCGTAGAAATTGCGCAAGCTGTTGAAGCAGGTGGAGCGGATGGTATTACGATGATTAACACATTAATCGGCATGCGCTTACATGAACGTACAGGTAAACCTGTCATTGCCAACGGTACAGGGGGCTTATCAGGTCCTGCAGTAAAACCTGTTGCCATTCGTATGGTATATGAGGTGTATAAGGCAGTCAATATTCCGATTATTGGGATGGGGGGCGTAAGCGAAGCACAAGATGTTATTGATTTTATGTCTGCTGGTGCATCAGCAGTCGCGGTTGGAACAGCCAACTTTGTCGATCATTTTGTTTGCCCGAATATCATTGAGGAATTACCTGCAAAGCTTGACGCTTTAGGTGTAGAACATATTACGGATATTATCGGAAGGAGCCATCGTTAA
- the pyrF gene encoding orotidine-5'-phosphate decarboxylase: MNTKPILALDFPGEAEVFKFLAHFQEPLFVKIGMELYMQEGPDIVRKVKDLGHDIFLDLKLHDIPNTVGSAMKGLAKLGVNLVNVHAAGGRPMMEAALEGLEAGTPAGQERAALIAVTQLTSTTEAQMQAEQKIALTLQESVLHYANLTKQAGLNGVVCSVHEAQAIAEVCGQDFLRVTPGIRLAGGDAHDQKRIATPDGAKRDGSSLIVVGRAVTGAQDPVAAYKMVSELWEASI, translated from the coding sequence ATGAATACAAAACCAATTCTAGCACTTGATTTCCCAGGAGAAGCAGAAGTTTTCAAGTTTTTAGCACATTTTCAAGAGCCTCTTTTCGTCAAAATTGGTATGGAGCTTTATATGCAAGAAGGTCCAGATATTGTCCGCAAAGTGAAAGATTTAGGTCATGATATTTTCTTAGACTTAAAGCTACATGATATTCCTAATACGGTTGGCTCAGCGATGAAGGGCTTAGCTAAATTAGGGGTTAATTTAGTCAATGTCCATGCAGCGGGCGGGCGTCCGATGATGGAAGCTGCACTCGAAGGTTTGGAAGCAGGGACACCCGCAGGTCAAGAGCGCGCTGCATTGATTGCAGTGACACAACTAACATCCACTACGGAAGCGCAAATGCAAGCAGAGCAAAAAATTGCGTTAACATTGCAAGAATCGGTATTGCATTATGCAAACTTAACAAAACAAGCAGGCTTGAATGGTGTGGTTTGCTCGGTACATGAAGCACAAGCAATTGCTGAAGTGTGTGGCCAAGACTTTTTACGTGTCACACCTGGTATCCGTTTAGCAGGTGGTGACGCTCACGATCAAAAGCGCATCGCTACACCGGATGGCGCCAAACGTGATGGTTCTTCTTTAATCGTAGTAGGCCGTGCCGTAACAGGTGCGCAAGATCCAGTGGCAGCATATAAAATGGTAAGTGAACTATGGGAGGCATCAATATGA